A stretch of Henckelia pumila isolate YLH828 chromosome 4, ASM3356847v2, whole genome shotgun sequence DNA encodes these proteins:
- the LOC140862591 gene encoding uncharacterized protein produces the protein MAHWKNPVREKAPEGACLWEKAPEGAHAWEKAPEGARLQEKAPEGAQNQNLKIILNSEGIAYTLENSPPVEAPTGCSPEELQTYKDWCDQDLRSKFYMQASMNDELQRCFEGAKHAVDIHFHLKELFGEQKCPIIHASVKELITLRLQDGDSVHEHGARMIGLVEKLVDMDLVLPVELTIDVLLLSLPSSFDFFVVNFNMNKIEPTFEEL, from the exons ATGGCGCATTGGAAAAATCCTGTGAGGGAAAAAGCCCCAGAGGGAGCCTGTCTATGGGAAAAGGCCCCAGAGGGAGCCCATGCATGGGAAAAGGCCCCAGAGGGAGCCCGTTTACAGGAAAAGGCCCCTGAGGGAGCCCAAAACCA aaatctgaaaatcatCTTGAATTCGGAGGGGATTGCATATACACTTGAGAATTCGCCCCCTGTTGAGGCTCCGACTGGatgtagccctgaggagctacagacttacaaggattggtgtgaccaagACTTGAGATCCAAGTTTTATATGCaagcttctatgaatgatgagctacAGAGGTGTTTTGAGGGTGCAAAGCATGCTGTTGACATTCATTTTCATCTCAAAGAGCTCTTTGGTGAGCAAAAATGCCCTATTATACATGCGTCGGTCAAGGAGCTGATCACTTTGCGCTTGCAAGATGGGgattcggtccatgagcatggtgcGAGGATGATTGGGCTTGTGGAAAAGCTCGTTGACATGGATCTTGTGTTGCCAGTGGAGTTGACCAtagacgtgttgctcttgtcactgccgaGCTCGTTTGATttttttgtggtgaacttcaacatgaacaagatagaaCCGACCTTTGAGGAGTTGTGA